A region from the Triticum urartu cultivar G1812 chromosome 1, Tu2.1, whole genome shotgun sequence genome encodes:
- the LOC125542404 gene encoding ervatamin-B-like, whose amino-acid sequence MGMAPLFRSLALLVLLVTLSSTTLPSSRATSGDGDDHDLLMLGRFHRWMSAHGRTYHSAAEKLRRFEVYRRNVDFIDASNRDAERLGYELGENEFTDLTNEEFMARYVGGAYDGAGDGGGLITTLAGDVAEGAASSKNAIEEDRNLTMTASDPPRQFDWREHGVVTPAKQQGACGCCWAFAAAATVESLNKIKGGELVDLSVQELVDCSTGVFSSPCGYGWPKSALAWIKSKGGLLTEAEYPYMAKRGRCAVHDAARRIGKITGVQEVQPGSSESALALAVLGRPVTVQIDGSGPVLQNYKSGVYRGPCTTSQNHVVTIVGYGVTGAGEEYWIAKNSWGQTWGQKGFFFVRRGADGPRGLCGIAMYGAYPVM is encoded by the exons ATGGGCATGGCTCCCCTCTTCCGCTCGTtggctctcctcgtcctcctagTCACCCTGTCCAGCACCACATTGCCCTCCTCCCGTGCTACGTCCGGCGATGGAGACGACCATGACCTGCTGATGCTGGGTAGGTTCCACCGGTGGATGTCAGCGCATGGCCGGACGTACCATAGTGCCGCTGAGAAGCTGCGGCGGTTTGAGGTGTACCGTCGCAACGTGGACTTCATCGACGCCTCCAACAGGGACGCCGAGAGGCTCGGCTATGAGCTCGGCGAGAACGAGTTCACCGACCTCACTAACGAGGAGTTCATGGCGCGGTATGTTGGTGGCGCTTATGATGGAGCCGGTGATGGTGGTGGTCTCATCACTACTTTAGCTGGAGATGTTGCCGAGGGGGCGGCATCATCCAAGAACGCCATCGAGGAGGATCGTAATTTGACGATGACTGCCTCTGACCCTCCCCGGCAGTTCGACTGGAGGGAACATGGTGTCGTCACGCCTGCTAAGCAACAAGGAGCATGTG GATGCTGCTGGGCATTTGCTGCAGCGGCGACGGTGGAGAGCCTGAACAAGATAAAGGGCGGGGAGCTGGTTGACCTGTCCGTGCAGGAGCTGGTGGACTGCAGCACGGGCGTGTTCAGCTCGCCATGCGGCTACGGGTGGCCCAAGAGCGCACTCGCATGGATCAAATCAAAAGGGGGCCTCCTCACGGAGGCCGAGTACCCCTACATGGCCAAGCGAGGCAGATGTGCGGTGCACGACGCCGCCCGACGCATCGGCAAGATCACCGGCGTCCAGGAGGTGCAGCCGGGGAGCAGTGAGAGCGCGCTGGCGCTGGCCGTGCTCGGGAGGCCGGTGACCGTCCAGATCGACGGGAGCGGCCCCGTCCTGCAGAACTACAAGTCCGGCGTGTACAGGGGGCCGTGCACCACCAGCCAGAACCACGTGGTGACGATCGTCGGCTACGGAGTCACCGGCGCCGGAGAAGAGTACTGGATCGCCAAGAACTCGTGGGGACAGACCTGGGGTCAGAAGGGCTTCTTCTTCGTGCGCAGGGGAGCCGACGGGCCCCGCGGGCTGTGTGGCATCGCCATGTACGGTGCCTACCCCGTCATGTAG